The genomic interval TCAAAAAACGAAACAGGTGACACGAAAACTTTGCCAACCGCAAAAATATTGTCCCTAGCCGAAGACTTCATTCCCAACGATAACATCGTAGTGCCTGTAAATGAAACTGAAAATTTTATCATCCAAACAAACGGTTTGAACAGTGAAGAAGTAGTCAATTGAGAAAAATCTACGACAAGAAATAAGCATAGAAAATTcgacaaaaataattaagtaagttttgtaatcACTTACCATACTACGCAAAAATGTAAAGTACCTAAGCTcgtaatgaattattttttaaattgtgatTGAACAGAATCGATCCTTTAGAAGAGTAACATTCCGAAAGGTCATTGAAATTCGTGACACGTCCGTTAGTAAACTACTTCGCGAATTTTGATGAGACTTTCACTGATCTATTTACTTGTATGTTGGCTACCACAATAAATTCctgatagaaaaaatatatctacCGGATCTAATTATTTACCATTCAACAGTTAGCTActtcagtaggtacctattttttctttttgttactACTGGGTGCCcacttgggcgcgaacttcggctcagggcgtcatctgagaagGTTACACTTTAACTAAGCGACCCTAATGGGCCGATAGcaataagcactgaatgagggaactaGAAACTTTTAGTGTCTGATTATGTTGTACTATTTCTAGCTCTAAATAAGCTATTTACGATTATTATAAACACTTACAAAccgtatgatttttttttttattgcaaattacgACTGAGTTCATAAAATGCATTTGCGCGAGACTTTTAACAGAGTACAAGACTAAATAGTAATTAATCGGATAGGTAGGAGATATAATTAGTTTCAGTTAGCGACCAATCAATCCCACAAAAGgacagcgtggtagagtatctATTATTCCATAGGTACCCTTTCAGATttcgttgaggagctcggtggcgcagcggtaaacgcgctcggtctgcgattgttgaagttgagcaactttcgcaaaggccggtcataggatgggtgaccacaaaaaaaagttttcatctcgagctcctccgtgcttcggaaggcacgttaagccgttagtcccgcctgcattagcagtcgttaataaccatcaatccgcactgggcccgggtgatggtttaaggcccaatctccctgtccatccatagggaaggcccgtgccccagcagtgcggacgttaatgggctgatgatgatgatgaccctttCAGATAACAAGCACCAAGCTATACCGCCCATTTGCTGTGTCCCCAtcacaaaggaaaaaaaatcaaCCACCTCCAATTTAATTCCAAAACCAAACGAAAAACGAAAACAACAATCATACATTGATTCTTAAGTGTTTTATTTAcagtcaataaataaataaattaaataaataagggtCGTGGTCGGTTAGATCTGGGCGGAGTAAGCGATTTCGTGGGCGTCATGGGCGTCCTCGTATGATCGGGCTTGGTATGGGCCGTGGGCGTCCCACGCTGGGGCGTGATGGTCAACGTGGTGCTCCACGTGGTGTTGAGGGTAGTGGATCACTTCATAGTTCACTACCTTGGGCTTTGTGAACTTGAAGATTACCATGGCACCTGTGGGAGATAGTTtgaaattaagagctgtgttGAGAAGGGGCTCAATCATCAGAGACTGTTCTGTTTGGCATTTGTCAGATCTTGTCCATGTATTTACATGTATAAGATCTAtgtttagtttattatttttctctctcatacttttagaaaaaaaatctctGATCCTATCGGTCTACCCGTGTGGAAGACGTTCAATTGCGAATGTCACCTGATAATTCTATGCTTTCTTACctaattacaattttaaaacagGATATTATTAACAAACAGTACTTACCAAACGAGTTGAAAAAAGGGTAAGTAAATGGTAAAAGCAAAAGgtaatgtcattttcttaatgCCAAATCTTACCTGATAAAACAAGGGAGATGAGACCAAGCGTCAAAGCCTTCCAGGTCTTGAGAGCGATCAAAGCCAACGCCAGCGGAACCAGAACGGAAGCCTTGAATTTCAGACCGAGGAGGAATGGCAGGAGAACCTTCTTAATGAAACCGTGCTCTGAAACAAAACAGCATGTTCAAATCTATTCAAAATCTTTAAAAAGTAGACGGGTTTATTAAGATCACTTACTGCTCTTGATTCTCAAAGGCTTAGGCAGCTTGATTTTCTTCTTCCTGCCTTCGAAGACCTGGGCATCTTCTTCACCATCCAAAGGCATATCCAATTCAGAAGGCAAGTCCTTTAGCAGGGACCTGGGCACATATTCTGAAGCAGCACTCTTTGTAATCTCCTCAGGCACTTTCACTCTAACCGAATGCGTATCTAGGAAACGGTCTATTGCGTCGAAGATTTCATAAGCAGGGTCCTTTGCAAGCCTAGGGTCCGCCTCGGCTTCTTCAACTTCAGCAGTCTTCACGATCGAAAGGTTTTCAGTGATCTTGATCTCGTCATCGTTGGCTACCAGCGACATCCACTGCAACGCTCTGGGTTTCACACATTCCACCGAATACTGACTTAGGCATTCATTGTAAATGTTCTTTACTAGATTTGAGGCTGTGTACTGTGCACTCGCGAAACACAGGAACGGTAGAAGCACTAATATTTTAGCCATGATGCACTTTGacttcaccattttttttaagacGGCACCGACGTGTGTCTGCCGTCGTGTTGGATATCACAATGTATGCCAGGATGTGTTAGGGCTTGGTTTATATAGGAGCATTAATACGTGATTTGCGGACTGAGCAGTAGTGCGCCTGTGGTACATTTTAATTGTGTTTGTAAGTGGTGATAGCGTAGTGGAAAACACTTTGTTGCCTAAGCTTGAGACGTGGATGTCCCTTTAATTAAACGGAAAGGAAACTGCTGCGGAAGTACATAGCTTTgtatcacgcctgcatccccaaaggggtaggctgaGGAGTAGGCGAACTAACCACAACACCACGGAGACTGAATTATCGCCTATCGGTGTAAACGTCTGTCATTAGACTACAGGAGCTAAGgtccttggtgtaataaaggcTTAAATAAAGCGTAAATGATGTCATGTAAATTTATCTGCACGATATCAGTATTactatggaaagtcaaaccattacctacataaatagggcttaaaggagtcgccatactgtgaatgtggtcacccgggtcaaaccatatctcacatagtgaacgagtgccctctgcaccggttcccaggtggcatagccgagctgcattgtgtgacggatgcggcagacttggttaggggagcttaagctggatatatgatccacgcaggatattttattttttcagccatacgcaataataataataatcagtaTTACAGTCAGTCAGTTACAGTGAATTATCAGTCAGCCTGTTTATCTCTGTCACTTTTCGGAATCGTTTGCTTTCTTGGCTTGGTGtcagtatatttaaaaaaagcagGGCTagcatgcgcaatgtgataaaattttgtcacagtaatttctgacgatataataatgtcgttttgtcgattggtgctaacgtTGAACCGAAATAAGTTATgtagttctgtcaaaatacgaacaaattcacgtggcacgcatgttagggaaataaCACAAACTTaccgatttcgacaaaatttattgaatcgatcgataatttgtTGCTTGTTGTAAATAGACTCACACTCacggaagcacggaatctttaCATTTTTCGGATATCACATTTTTCAGGATCAGGACCTATTTATAAATTCCAGAATGTGTGATATTTTGTagctttgtattttatttacccaACGACCAcctaatttataattgttaGTTTTATGCAATAGGCTACATGggcaataattataaaatttttagaaATTTGCCttttcaagcctgcaatatcctagtCAAACAAAGGTTAGTGTCCCAAAGTAATTTTCAATAGTGTCTTCattgggaattgaacccggaccaccGATCGTGAGCCCGATGCTCTAACCATTAGGTCAACGTAGGTTACAAAGGCAAGCGTCAAATCATCATCTTTCTActcataagtaggtaggtaggtaacatAGAGCTACACACACGTTACTCCAATGAGACGTACCCCAGAGTgatcccactttgggaacgttcccggtgGTGAAAGGGcgcaaaagtaatataaaaagagctttattacctaacctttcatcatcaattcatctaaaaaagcaatatttattgcaatttgacatttgcgcatgtaaaagtaagtgcgcaatgcaaacaaatgtcatcatcatcatcagcccattaacgtccccactgctggggctcgggccttccctatggatggatagggagatcggggcttaaaccatcacgcgggcccagtgcggattgatggttatttaacgactgctaatgcagccgggaccaacggcttaacgtgccttccgaagcacggaggagctcgagatgaaaactttttttttgtggtcacccattctatgaccggcctttgcgaaagttgcttaacttcaacaatcgcagaccgagcgcgtttaccgctgcgccaccgagctcctccacaaatgtcaaatagcaatattgctttcttagatgaattgcttcgatgtggccattttaaccccccaggtcaaagagtacaagaaagaacaatttgaaaaagaaaagcagccagtgtctttactattaaagagtttttacaacaggaacggCGTATCATTGAACACGGACCTCctttggtaggtaagtaccatCGCATCCCAAACTTAATTACTCTATGAccattattataaaagaaagtgACGCCAAACAAAAGTAACCTGCTGATCGCATTCCTTACGTAACAGGGGCACATTTTGTTTAATCATTCAATTCCGGTCACAGCTCAAGTGAAAGATGTCTACTATACGGATGCTTGGCCCGTGCGGTGGTTGCTAATGAGCCCTCTTCAGGTCAGACCATCCGGCTTCGTTTTTAAATTCAAACGCATTTATACTCCTCCCGATTCTAAAAGTTATAGATACTGTGTTAAAAGCGATAGTTTGAGAAGTGGTTTCTAATCATGAAGATAGGTACTAACGCTATACTAGTGTTTAACGGTAATGGGGGGGGGCTATTTGGTGACATTGTCGCTCCCCggacacttaaaaaaaaagtttatttaagtaggtaaaatctacgacacatatatacatttacaacattaaaacaaACCACTACAaaccacctcgttttacacagacaccacacattgacgttatcgtacacgcgcatctgtgtgtgttacGTCTgtaccatacgattcaagtctaaactatgttcgaggaaccgagctcagccgctggtggggagcggagagttgccgttctatacgtagtattaagtATTCCAGCAACGGCTTTGCATgccgttgtcacctataattaAGGTAACAATTACTATGTCATTTTATGAAGATCTTTACTGTAAGAGACTTGTTATTAACTCTGTTAGtgacctttaataaataaataaatatacaaaaaatctCTGCTTATCATAAGCGTAAGTGCGAACGGGACAACAGCCCGTACTCTTTAACGGATATGGTCATatccatttaagactaaagacgTTTACaagcccacgactatatcccaattgggatggtCAGAGATCCATCGCcatatgaactaagtagccacacgtcaccgagctttctgtaagagcAACGTGAcagtgaaccgtatcgccgtctatacaaCAAGTCAtaggtgcaagtccgatacGGGGAACTTGGGTAAGGTATCTAGTATTCATAGGCATAGGTATCTTATTAGCTTCCATACTACTAGATACTATCTCTGGCTATAACCTACTCCAATAAACTTTAACCTATGTGTTTCCCACGTTAGCAATTTACAcgtcttcctgggatattgtgtgGAAGTAATTATCAACGAGGGTTAGAGGACATTTAATAgatattggagatgtccttagacaaggttcagtacgatctactctgaaccggcgtgcgtgtatgaaacgattgatgaatgtggaggaagcaagagaagtgtgtcagaatcgaagcaaacggaattgcataattgttggcaacatcaaaagtgttatttattttactgtaacatattttgctatggcaatattacaggacttacgccacggactttgccgtAGCATCTCTAATTGGTCTGTGGACTTTGCCGTAATATGTAAATATGtcctagtttttaatttaatacagtCCATTTAACAACATCTCGAagggttttatttaccggagcaaccatcgcctccaacaataatctctgcttactctctgtttatatatgtatgtaggtacctaagacCTCTAGTCAGCTGTTCATAAGGGTGCGCGTGAGTAGGCTTGACAGTGACCATCGATAGATTTATATTAGCGTCGTGACACCTCGTTTAGTCAAAGCATTTCATTGGTATTCTTCCACCGTAGTCACGGAGTGAAATCGACACAAATACTTCCCAGCCATAAGCACGCTAATCAATCAATTTTTCATTCCAACTAATAATCCTTTTCGACATACATTTAATCATGCCCTTGatccctattggggtgggcagaacaaTGAAGTTAGATGATTGGGTCAAAGGTAAATGATAGAAATGGAATCCCGTGATGATTAAAAaccaatctcattttatttttgacagtcccccctagcattatcccgtttttcacagggtccgcttgcctaacctgaatatttaacaggtccggtttttaacagatgcgactgcctgtctgaccttccaaccaacgaagggaaaaccagcccaatacaggttaggtcacagacctccggaaatgcatttctcgggaatgtgggtttcatcacgatgttttccttcaccgctgagcacgtaggtaatgatcatttatgatccaaacctgAAAATCACTGCTTAGATCGGATACAAGCCCTCTGTTGGACTTTACCCCAGTGATGTGTCCTTCATATTAAATGGGCGAAAAACTAATGTAAAAACCTTTATTACCTACCttaggggttaaaatggccacatcgaagcaactcatctaagaaagcaattaagcaattgacatttgcgcatataaaagtaagtgcgcaatgcaaacaaatgtcaaatagtaatatttcttTGTACAATATAGCATTTTAACcctctttaggcagataagccCCCTCCCCTCccctctccgattgattgagaggaggcctgtgcccagcagtgggacgtatataggctatttatgttatgttatgtaggcagataagatcagagtacaaaaaagaacaatttcaaaaagaaaaccaTCCAGTGGCCTTGCTCTTGAAGATTTTCTTGAATCTTGAAAGCCTTGCTTCCGAAACATTGTCCGGTTAATTACAGTTCACTTTATATTAAATCTCTTATTTCGGAGTGCCTcatggcaaaggcctcctccaatCCTTTCCAATGCTGGCGATCACGCGCCGCTCTTGTCCAGAAAGGGCCCGCAGTCATCTTGATCTCATCGTCCCATCTCCTTTTCGGTCTGCCCCTTTTTCTGGCACCGTCTCGTGGATACCACTGGGTAATTGTCTGGCTCCACTTCTCCACTTTGGATCTTAGCATATGTCCGGTCCATCTCCATTTCTGCTGGtctattctatacgtagttagaACGTCAGTCAGTTTAGTTTTTGTCCTAATTTTTTCACTTTGTATCTTGTCTTCGAGTTTTAGACCAAGCATGCTTCTTTCCATCCGTCTTTGACACTTTGCTAATTTTTCCCTATGCTGTTTGTTTAGGGCCCAAGTTTCGCATCCATATGTCAGACATGGTAGTATACAAGTtcaatgttcccaaagtgggaatattcccactttgggaacattcccgggaacggcaagCCACTCTTTACGATGAaccaaataaaagataaaaataatacacaaagATTCAGagtaaatagttatttattcagATTTATacaacattcataaactcacgcctatttcccaccggggtaaacagagactatggagttccattcaatcctgacatacttgtCAGATTcagatttttactattttattattcaaattacacAAAGGTA from Pectinophora gossypiella chromosome 22, ilPecGoss1.1, whole genome shotgun sequence carries:
- the LOC126377183 gene encoding uncharacterized protein LOC126377183, with amino-acid sequence MVKSKCIMAKILVLLPFLCFASAQYTASNLVKNIYNECLSQYSVECVKPRALQWMSLVANDDEIKITENLSIVKTAEVEEAEADPRLAKDPAYEIFDAIDRFLDTHSVRVKVPEEITKSAASEYVPRSLLKDLPSELDMPLDGEEDAQVFEGRKKKIKLPKPLRIKSKHGFIKKVLLPFLLGLKFKASVLVPLALALIALKTWKALTLGLISLVLSGAMVIFKFTKPKVVNYEVIHYPQHHVEHHVDHHAPAWDAHGPYQARSYEDAHDAHEIAYSAQI